GGGAGCTTGCCGGCCAGGTACAGCGCCCGGCCCAGCGCCCGCACGTTGGTGGTGGGCAGCTCGCGGTCCACCGGCGGCAGGGTGCGGACGTAGGCGATCACCGCCTGCACGTCGGCGTCGCCCATCGCCCAGTAGTCGGCCGAGGGCATGATGGCCAGCGCGTGCCCGTCTGCGTCCACGCCGTGGCGGATGGCGCGCTCCAGCTGCCCGTCGCTGTAGCGGGCAAGGACGCCGCCTTTCCCCGCGGTCAGGTTGCTGGCGTACACCACGCCCAGCGGTCCCGCGTCCATGAACAGCTTGCCGCCCAGGTCGGCGCCGTGGCAGTCCACGCACTTGGCGATGGCCGTGGCCAGGTGCCGGCCGCGCTCCAGCGCCGCCGGGTTGCCCTGCCCGGTGCGCAGCGGCGCCACCGCCACCTCGTCGTACGCGCGGCGGAAGCGCACCTCGCTGGCGGCGTACACCACCAGCACGGCCAGCACGACCACGAGGGCGAGGGAGCCGACGCTAAGGCCGGTCCATTTCAACAGCTTGCGCATCGCGAATACTCCGGGGGATCGAGCGTGGGCCGGCACGCGCGCGGCGCCGGGGCGGGATGACGGGATGGAGATGGGGATGGCGGTGCCCCGCGCCGGGCTGGAGAGGCGCGGTTGGGGTACAGCGTAAACGGATGGCCTCGCCCCGTCAAGGGAGTCCCCTCCGCCGATCGCCATGCGGGGCCACGGGTTGCGGCCATTTCGTGCCGCCCCGGCACCGGAGGTTCCGCATGGCGATGGGGCGCATCGTCTCCTTCGTCACAAACCCTCACGCGCGCCCGTTCTTCGCGCTTTCATGGGCTCCCCACCGCTCTCCACCTTCCCCGGCTCCCCCCGCCGATGACGCTCCCGCTGAAGACGATCCGCACCGTCGCGGTCGCGCTGGCGATGGCGGCCGCCGCCTCGCGCGCGGCGGCGCAGGAGGCCGCGCTGGTGCTGACGGTGACCGCCTCGGAGACGCAGGCGCCGCTGCCTGGCGCGCAGGTGAAGCTCGACGGCCGCGGCGTGGCCGTCACCGACGCCGGGGGCACGGTGCGCGTGGCGATGGCGCCCGGCGCGCACCAGGTGGAGGTGAGCGCCATCGGCCGCCACGTGCAGACGCTGCGCGCCACTTTGGCCGCCGGGCGGACGGAGGACGTGGAGGTGCAGCTGATGCCCGACGCGGTGCCGCTGCGGCCGGTGACCGCGTCAGAAAGTCGAGGATGGGAACAGGACTTTCTCAGGAGGCCGGCCATGCCGTCGCTGGACCCCGCACCACCGTCTGCAGGCCGATGGATTTATCGCCCCCGCACGTGATGAGGATCCGCTCCACCGACGCGCCCGCCGCGCCGAGAATGCGGTCCCTGATCCGGCAGGCAG
This DNA window, taken from Longimicrobium sp., encodes the following:
- a CDS encoding c-type cytochrome, which encodes MRKLLKWTGLSVGSLALVVVLAVLVVYAASEVRFRRAYDEVAVAPLRTGQGNPAALERGRHLATAIAKCVDCHGADLGGKLFMDAGPLGVVYASNLTAGKGGVLARYSDGQLERAIRHGVDADGHALAIMPSADYWAMGDADVQAVIAYVRTLPPVDRELPTTNVRALGRALYLAGKLPLFPAEHITHGAPRAEPPAAGVTVEYGQYLATIGGCRGCHGKDLNGAAEGEGPGMPPAANLTAAGEVGKWTEQDFFNALRTGKRPNGTALRPPMPWALSGLMTDDEMRAVWLYIRSVPARPTPTE
- a CDS encoding carboxypeptidase regulatory-like domain-containing protein gives rise to the protein MTLPLKTIRTVAVALAMAAAASRAAAQEAALVLTVTASETQAPLPGAQVKLDGRGVAVTDAGGTVRVAMAPGAHQVEVSAIGRHVQTLRATLAAGRTEDVEVQLMPDAVPLRPVTASESRGWEQDFLRRPAMPSLDPAPPSAGRWIYRPRT